A DNA window from Anaerocolumna sp. AGMB13020 contains the following coding sequences:
- a CDS encoding helix-hairpin-helix domain-containing protein: protein MKDKKYIKAGLIAVFLILTGVIYSCQRAGSNQQNSTLGTPINLAESSSPESQTDLQAETQKETGETAVEIQEQESAPEQETQIYYVHLCGAVRNPGVYEASKDTRVYELVLSAGGFTKEADENYVNQAANVEDGQQIYIPTREEVRKGNEKIILTDRNSAGSDNAGEDTNKTDKVNINTAAKSELCTLPGIGEVKAASIIDYRTNHGKFQSIEELKQIEGIKDAVYNKIKDMIEVN, encoded by the coding sequence ATGAAGGATAAAAAGTATATAAAAGCAGGTCTTATCGCTGTCTTTCTCATTCTGACCGGAGTTATCTACAGTTGTCAGAGAGCAGGAAGCAATCAGCAGAACAGTACTCTAGGCACTCCGATTAATTTAGCAGAGAGCAGTTCACCAGAATCCCAAACAGACTTACAGGCAGAAACTCAGAAAGAAACAGGGGAAACTGCAGTAGAAATTCAGGAACAGGAGAGTGCTCCAGAGCAGGAAACACAGATTTATTATGTGCATTTATGCGGTGCTGTAAGGAATCCTGGAGTTTATGAAGCTTCAAAAGATACCAGAGTATATGAGCTGGTCCTGTCAGCCGGAGGTTTTACAAAAGAGGCGGACGAGAATTACGTCAACCAGGCGGCAAATGTGGAAGATGGACAGCAGATATACATTCCTACAAGAGAAGAAGTACGAAAAGGTAACGAGAAGATTATCCTGACAGACAGAAATAGTGCCGGTTCAGATAATGCAGGAGAAGATACCAATAAAACAGACAAAGTGAATATAAATACTGCAGCAAAAAGCGAGCTGTGTACCCTGCCCGGAATAGGCGAGGTCAAGGCCGCCAGTATCATAGACTATCGGACAAACCACGGTAAGTTTCAAAGTATTGAAGAGTTGAAGCAAATCGAAGGAATTAAAGATGCAGTTTATAATAAAATCAAGGATATGATTGAAGTAAATTAG
- a CDS encoding response regulator transcription factor, which produces MGKKVLVVDDEKLIVKGIRFSLEQDGMEVDCAYDGEEALEAAKKKEYDVVLLDVMLPVMTGFEVCQQIREFSNMPIIMLTAKGDDMDKILGLEYGADDYITKPFNILEVKARIKAIMRRSTKQNAEVQAKVVVFGDLKIDCESRRVYVNNKEVNLTAKEFDLLELLIFNPNKVYSRENLLNTVWGYDYPGDVRTVDVHIRRLREKIEDNPSEPKYVHTKWGVGYFFQN; this is translated from the coding sequence GTGGGAAAAAAAGTACTTGTTGTTGATGATGAAAAATTAATTGTAAAGGGAATCCGCTTCAGCCTTGAGCAGGATGGCATGGAAGTAGACTGTGCTTATGATGGGGAGGAAGCGCTGGAAGCAGCGAAGAAGAAGGAGTATGATGTGGTTCTTTTAGATGTCATGCTGCCTGTTATGACTGGTTTTGAAGTATGCCAGCAGATCAGAGAGTTCTCCAATATGCCAATTATCATGCTGACAGCCAAAGGGGATGATATGGATAAGATTCTTGGTCTGGAATATGGAGCAGATGATTATATAACGAAACCCTTTAATATACTTGAAGTCAAGGCCAGAATAAAAGCCATTATGCGCCGCAGCACCAAGCAGAATGCAGAAGTTCAGGCGAAGGTGGTAGTATTTGGCGATTTAAAGATAGACTGTGAGAGCAGAAGGGTATATGTAAATAACAAAGAAGTAAATTTAACTGCAAAAGAGTTTGATTTGCTGGAGCTATTAATCTTCAATCCCAACAAAGTCTACAGCAGGGAAAACTTACTGAATACCGTATGGGGATACGATTATCCCGGAGATGTCAGAACAGTGGATGTGCATATTAGAAGACTTCGTGAGAAGATAGAGGATAATCCAAGCGAACCTAAATATGTACATACAAAATGGGGTGTTGGCTATTTTTTCCAAAATTAA
- a CDS encoding sensor histidine kinase, whose product MRVHALLALFIIGVIPLLFFSWEILNTYDKTALEQKKSEMQSQGSSLANLLTSSGYLADSTLAEVNTEILRIASLYEGRIMVIDSKLNILKDTYGIEDGNIIISEDVIKCLKSSNSIYRSNGDYYIEMIVPITYSSAKENTASKESVGVVLMNFSTKNVQSIHTILYRKTTVLFVTTIILILVYAFFYSGVFTKPFLNLKKAIGHLTEGYMDDEVKVDGFYEVQQISQSLNQMLQRIKNLENSRQEFVSNVSHELKTPLTSVKVLADSLLMQEGASEELYKEFLVDIAEEIERENKIINDLLALVKLDKAASDMNINAIKINDLLEVVLKRLRPIAKNSNIELIYESYRPVIAEVDEVKLSLAFSNLIENAVKYNVEDGWVRVSLNADHKYFYVKVSDSGIGIPEEAQDSIFDRFYRVDKARSRGTGGTGLGLAITKNAVHMHKGAIKVYSKENEGTTFTVRIPINYIA is encoded by the coding sequence ATGAGAGTGCATGCACTTCTTGCACTATTTATTATAGGAGTTATCCCTTTATTGTTCTTCTCCTGGGAAATCTTAAATACCTATGACAAGACCGCATTGGAGCAAAAGAAATCTGAAATGCAGAGTCAGGGCAGTTCTTTGGCGAATCTGTTGACGTCTTCCGGTTATCTGGCAGATTCTACACTGGCAGAAGTAAATACAGAGATATTGCGCATTGCAAGCCTCTATGAAGGCCGTATCATGGTAATTGACAGTAAACTTAATATATTAAAGGACACCTACGGAATAGAAGATGGCAATATCATTATTTCAGAAGATGTAATTAAATGCCTTAAAAGCAGCAATAGCATCTACCGCAGCAATGGCGATTATTATATAGAAATGATAGTGCCTATCACCTATTCCTCTGCCAAAGAGAATACAGCCTCTAAGGAAAGCGTAGGTGTTGTTTTGATGAACTTTTCTACGAAAAATGTTCAGAGTATTCATACGATACTGTATAGAAAAACTACGGTTCTCTTTGTTACGACTATCATATTAATTCTGGTATATGCATTTTTTTATTCCGGCGTATTTACGAAACCTTTCCTGAACTTAAAAAAAGCAATCGGACACCTGACAGAAGGTTATATGGATGATGAAGTTAAGGTGGACGGATTTTATGAGGTGCAGCAGATTTCCCAGTCCTTGAATCAGATGCTTCAAAGAATCAAGAACCTCGAAAATTCCAGACAGGAATTTGTATCTAATGTATCCCACGAATTGAAGACTCCTTTAACTTCTGTAAAGGTTCTGGCTGATTCCCTCCTGATGCAGGAAGGTGCATCAGAAGAATTGTATAAGGAATTTCTGGTGGATATTGCAGAAGAGATAGAGCGGGAGAATAAGATTATCAATGATCTGCTGGCCCTTGTCAAACTTGATAAAGCTGCCAGTGATATGAATATCAATGCGATTAAAATCAATGACCTGCTGGAAGTGGTATTAAAGCGGCTTCGCCCAATTGCAAAGAATAGTAATATTGAGTTGATTTATGAGAGCTATCGTCCGGTAATTGCCGAAGTGGATGAAGTGAAATTATCCCTGGCATTCTCTAATCTCATTGAGAATGCAGTAAAGTACAATGTGGAAGATGGCTGGGTAAGAGTATCCTTAAATGCTGACCATAAATATTTCTATGTAAAAGTGTCAGACTCGGGAATCGGAATTCCGGAGGAAGCTCAGGACTCTATTTTTGACCGTTTCTATCGTGTGGACAAGGCAAGGTCAAGAGGTACCGGTGGTACCGGATTAGGACTTGCGATTACAAAAAATGCTGTCCATATGCATAAGGGTGCCATTAAGGTCTATAGCAAAGAAAATGAAGGTACTACCTTTACTGTACGTATTCCAATAAATTATATTGCATAA
- a CDS encoding GerMN domain-containing protein yields the protein MNIFKEKFLENRIAEKQSLRNVKSGAGGTKSKPLRRTCRKLPLFFLFLVVILLAGCSEGQEDKDKTAKEEGPFVYYMDKSETKIVPVKYTPTENTKENLVKEFLEVLSTESDDITLKRAIPEGLRIKATFSDSGGLSLYFNAAYNNLTGITEVLTRACIIKTLCQIKGVDDIAFYVDGSPLYGTNGKPINFMKADDFIDGSGAENINVTIYYANAAGDGLVASNRTIIYTENIPPIEKAIIDQLLNGPEIPNEPVDPTMKKSLPDGTELLKVTTKDGICYVDFNEKFLDKVPGVEPEVVLYSVVNSLDELSTINKVQFTINGSPKKIFQDNIAFDGSFERNLDLLDEDRSERK from the coding sequence ATGAATATATTCAAAGAAAAATTTCTTGAAAATAGAATAGCTGAAAAGCAGAGCTTGCGGAATGTCAAGTCCGGAGCAGGCGGAACGAAGTCAAAGCCATTAAGAAGAACATGTAGGAAACTTCCTCTGTTCTTTCTCTTTCTGGTTGTAATACTGCTGGCGGGTTGTAGTGAAGGGCAGGAGGACAAGGATAAGACTGCGAAAGAAGAGGGTCCTTTTGTATATTATATGGATAAATCAGAGACCAAGATAGTTCCTGTGAAATATACACCTACTGAAAATACGAAGGAGAATCTTGTAAAAGAGTTTTTAGAGGTACTGTCGACGGAGTCTGATGATATAACCCTAAAGAGGGCAATTCCGGAAGGACTACGGATAAAGGCGACCTTTAGTGACAGCGGAGGACTTAGTCTTTATTTTAATGCCGCCTATAATAATTTGACGGGTATTACAGAAGTCCTTACCAGAGCGTGTATCATCAAAACCCTGTGTCAGATAAAGGGAGTCGACGATATTGCTTTTTATGTAGATGGATCACCGCTTTATGGAACCAATGGAAAACCCATTAATTTTATGAAAGCAGATGATTTTATAGATGGCAGCGGCGCGGAGAACATCAATGTAACCATATATTATGCGAATGCAGCGGGAGACGGTTTAGTAGCTTCCAACCGTACCATTATATATACAGAGAACATACCGCCTATTGAAAAAGCCATTATTGATCAGTTACTCAATGGACCGGAAATACCAAATGAGCCTGTTGATCCTACCATGAAAAAAAGTCTTCCGGATGGAACAGAGCTGCTGAAGGTAACTACCAAAGATGGAATATGTTATGTGGATTTTAATGAAAAATTTCTGGATAAGGTTCCGGGAGTAGAGCCCGAGGTAGTACTATATTCAGTGGTTAATTCCCTGGATGAATTATCAACCATAAACAAAGTACAATTTACCATAAACGGATCACCAAAAAAAATCTTTCAGGATAACATTGCTTTTGACGGAAGCTTTGAAAGGAATCTGGATTTATTGGATGAGGACAGGAGTGAAAGAAAATAA
- a CDS encoding DNA internalization-related competence protein ComEC/Rec2, with the protein MNTKRPLVWLLASYLAGIGVFQLSLPLVYGGSIVLMIAVLWWLFEKKASKRRFYHYYFLLLLPVLFVLGYLRMNQQIKAPPGDKEFTTKINATAEGVISLVEENDSYTRITLKKSQLSFGDNKYANLKLLVYTEDGKQYIIGNKVYITGTLIKFTKASNPGQFNEYLYYKSKKYAYKFYADSAVISGTQTNFYYQALSAVRKQLTDTYYKLLPEKNAGVLTAMMLGDTSYLEEDIKELYRENGISHILAISGLHISLLGLTLYQIFRKIHMPLFQSTVITLFFLYSYGILTGFGVSTNRAVVMMTVYMAAVLVGRTYDLFSGTAVSALIILLQSPLDITSAGFLLSFGAVIGIGTVYPALCKALLKEKKEERKKRLPKLKVSSRENLKRIYEEFKFYFWNNIVIQTLLSSLSVQLILLPVLLWFFYEIPVYSPIVNLLIIPVSSLLTILAFLAVLIGCVSIPAGVFFMGGVNYILVFYEAVCHIGSGLPGKSILTGRPGLITIASYLILLILFLRCNKQKGRRRSLLLVLPMLLLLIPQTANNLQVTFLDVGQGDGIVIQLPGKTTIMIDGGSSNVKKLSKYRLEPFLKYQGINVIDYAIVTHGDADHYTGVLEFLEEDYKGSIRIKNLLLPGADRKDETYTNLIKKAGASGVKVSVLNTGDNFSLKGISIKCLWPDQGFETNSDKNTHSIVLSLKYGEFDMLLTGDLEGEGEKQIIEQITQKKADALHGYEVLKVAHHGSKYSTSSEFLQAVSPMYSIISCGIDNSYGHPHAETVTRLLESGSQILKTTESGAVTIITDGKNMKLEEWLR; encoded by the coding sequence ATGAATACAAAGAGGCCGTTAGTCTGGCTTTTAGCATCCTACCTGGCAGGGATTGGAGTGTTTCAGTTATCCCTGCCCTTAGTGTATGGAGGAAGTATCGTTTTAATGATAGCAGTACTGTGGTGGCTGTTTGAGAAGAAAGCTTCAAAACGACGTTTCTATCATTATTATTTTCTTCTGTTGCTGCCGGTTTTGTTCGTGTTAGGGTATCTGCGTATGAATCAGCAGATAAAAGCGCCTCCTGGGGATAAGGAATTTACCACTAAAATAAATGCTACGGCAGAAGGTGTTATCAGCCTTGTAGAGGAAAATGACAGCTATACAAGAATAACCTTAAAGAAATCCCAACTTTCCTTTGGCGATAATAAATACGCAAATCTCAAACTTTTGGTATATACAGAGGATGGAAAGCAATATATAATCGGAAACAAAGTCTATATCACCGGAACGCTGATAAAATTTACCAAAGCCTCTAATCCCGGTCAGTTCAATGAATATCTCTACTATAAATCTAAAAAGTATGCTTATAAATTCTATGCAGATTCTGCGGTCATATCCGGCACACAAACCAATTTTTATTATCAGGCTCTTTCTGCTGTCAGAAAACAGCTCACAGATACTTACTATAAATTGTTACCAGAGAAAAATGCAGGTGTACTTACAGCAATGATGTTAGGTGATACCAGCTATCTGGAGGAAGACATAAAAGAACTATACCGAGAAAATGGCATTTCGCATATACTGGCAATTTCAGGTCTGCACATATCCTTATTGGGTCTGACTCTTTATCAAATCTTTCGAAAAATACACATGCCGCTTTTTCAGTCCACGGTAATAACTTTATTCTTTTTATATTCTTATGGAATACTAACAGGCTTTGGTGTATCGACCAATAGAGCGGTTGTAATGATGACTGTATACATGGCAGCAGTTCTTGTCGGCAGAACCTATGACCTTTTCTCTGGAACAGCAGTCAGTGCACTGATAATCCTTCTGCAAAGCCCTCTGGATATAACCAGTGCGGGCTTCTTATTATCTTTTGGTGCAGTTATTGGTATTGGTACTGTTTATCCTGCTCTTTGTAAAGCATTACTAAAAGAGAAAAAAGAGGAGCGGAAAAAGCGATTGCCGAAGCTGAAGGTATCCTCTCGTGAGAATTTAAAGAGAATTTACGAAGAATTCAAGTTTTATTTTTGGAATAATATAGTAATTCAGACGCTATTATCGAGTTTAAGTGTACAGCTTATTCTTTTACCGGTGCTTTTATGGTTCTTTTATGAAATTCCCGTTTATTCTCCTATTGTCAATCTCTTAATCATCCCAGTATCCTCACTGTTAACAATTCTTGCTTTCCTTGCTGTACTAATCGGTTGTGTCAGTATTCCTGCCGGCGTATTTTTTATGGGCGGGGTTAATTATATCCTGGTATTTTACGAAGCAGTGTGCCATATTGGTTCAGGTTTGCCAGGAAAAAGTATTCTGACAGGAAGACCGGGGCTGATAACCATAGCTTCCTATCTCATTCTGCTAATCCTCTTTCTCAGGTGCAACAAACAAAAAGGACGAAGAAGAAGTCTGCTCCTTGTATTACCTATGTTGCTATTATTAATACCACAAACGGCAAACAATCTGCAGGTAACCTTTCTGGATGTGGGGCAGGGAGATGGAATCGTTATTCAGCTGCCAGGTAAGACAACCATTATGATAGACGGAGGAAGTTCCAATGTAAAGAAGCTGTCAAAATACCGATTGGAACCATTTCTGAAATATCAGGGTATCAACGTAATTGATTATGCCATTGTTACCCATGGTGATGCGGACCATTACACAGGAGTCTTAGAATTCTTAGAGGAGGATTATAAGGGGAGTATACGAATAAAGAACCTGTTATTGCCGGGAGCAGATCGAAAGGATGAAACCTACACTAACCTTATTAAGAAAGCAGGTGCTTCAGGGGTAAAGGTATCTGTGTTAAATACAGGAGACAATTTTAGCCTTAAAGGTATAAGTATCAAATGCCTATGGCCGGATCAGGGGTTCGAAACAAATTCAGACAAAAATACTCATTCGATTGTATTAAGTCTGAAGTATGGTGAATTTGATATGCTGCTTACCGGTGATTTGGAAGGGGAAGGAGAGAAGCAGATTATCGAGCAAATTACACAAAAAAAGGCTGATGCGTTACACGGATATGAGGTACTAAAAGTTGCTCATCATGGCTCTAAGTATTCAACCAGCAGTGAATTTCTTCAGGCAGTATCGCCTATGTATTCCATTATTTCTTGCGGAATCGATAATTCTTATGGGCATCCCCATGCAGAAACAGTTACAAGATTATTGGAGAGCGGCAGCCAGATACTAAAAACAACAGAGAGCGGAGCAGTTACTATTATTACAGATGGAAAGAATATGAAACTGGAGGAGTGGCTTCGGTGA
- a CDS encoding undecaprenyl-diphosphate phosphatase, protein MDFLEILKVIFYGIVEGITEWLPISSTGHMILVEKVMPLNVSYEFMEMFRVVIQLGAIFAVLVLYWNKIFPFQLKDKKKSIIKMDVMNMWFKIVVAIIPAGVIGTLWDDDIDKMFYNYVTVAVTLIVYGILFIFIENRNKRGNFKITSLNQITYQTAIIIGLFQVLALIPGTSRSGATILGAILIGVSREIAAEFTFFLAIPIMFGASLIKMLKFGFDFTGNEILVLVLGMLSAFVVSIIAIKFLMGYIKKHDFKAFGIYRIVLGILVLGYFLILH, encoded by the coding sequence ATGGATTTTTTAGAAATATTAAAAGTTATATTTTATGGAATTGTGGAAGGAATTACAGAATGGCTTCCTATTAGCAGTACGGGGCATATGATACTGGTTGAAAAAGTAATGCCTCTTAATGTAAGCTATGAATTTATGGAAATGTTTAGGGTGGTAATCCAGCTTGGAGCTATTTTTGCAGTTTTGGTTCTATATTGGAATAAGATCTTCCCCTTTCAACTAAAGGATAAAAAGAAATCCATTATCAAAATGGATGTTATGAATATGTGGTTTAAGATAGTGGTTGCTATTATACCGGCAGGTGTAATTGGGACCCTTTGGGATGATGATATTGACAAGATGTTCTACAATTATGTAACGGTTGCTGTAACTCTGATCGTCTATGGTATCCTGTTTATATTTATTGAAAACAGGAACAAGAGAGGGAATTTTAAAATCACCAGTTTGAACCAGATTACCTATCAGACGGCTATTATCATAGGTCTTTTTCAAGTTCTGGCTTTAATTCCCGGAACCTCCAGATCAGGGGCTACCATACTCGGTGCAATCTTAATTGGTGTATCCAGAGAGATAGCAGCTGAGTTCACCTTTTTCCTGGCGATTCCCATTATGTTTGGGGCAAGCCTTATAAAAATGTTGAAGTTTGGCTTTGATTTTACTGGAAATGAGATTTTAGTACTTGTCTTGGGAATGTTGTCAGCTTTCGTAGTATCCATAATTGCAATCAAATTTCTTATGGGCTATATCAAGAAGCATGACTTCAAAGCCTTTGGTATTTACCGTATCGTATTAGGTATATTGGTATTAGGGTATTTCCTTATCCTTCATTAA
- a CDS encoding ABC transporter substrate-binding protein — protein sequence MKKTKRLVSLLLCFLLVATMLAGCKKDNNTTDTSSDNNTPEATKEATATEAAATEAPAENFELKLGIWPEDTLTDDIKLHEGYVKTFNETHPNVEVVPAYYKYATDTFVSLAESGNLPTIFETWYTEPQKLINGGFVADITEELKARGWDTAMNPSIRDLLSKDGKIYGIPRDGYALGMMVNIELFEEAGLVDENGYPQYPKTWEELAQTAKIIKDKTGQAGLCLLAKDNAGGWHFSNIAWNFGATLTLEKDGKFVANVNSPEAIAAMEYVKSLKWEYDVLTPDPTNEDWGTGFVNLGTGTAAMYIAANDAVNQPTQVNGLPADKLAIVPMPAGPGGQYSLSGGTPYMFSKDATPEQINAALDYLEIMGKAPVATDAAIAGMKADAQNKIDNNVPVIPRFPCWVDQKVLDAEAAVTNEFNNVDMNLFNDYFNIIKKDGNLRLEEPGSAQDLYSELTKVLQAVITDKNADVASLMQTANDNYQKLLDENVNK from the coding sequence ATGAAAAAAACCAAAAGACTTGTAAGTTTGCTCCTGTGTTTTTTATTGGTTGCAACCATGTTAGCTGGCTGTAAGAAGGATAACAACACAACAGACACCAGTTCAGACAACAACACGCCGGAAGCAACAAAAGAAGCAACAGCAACAGAAGCAGCAGCTACAGAAGCTCCTGCCGAGAACTTTGAACTTAAGCTTGGTATCTGGCCGGAGGACACTTTAACAGATGATATTAAGCTTCATGAAGGATATGTTAAAACGTTTAATGAAACACATCCTAATGTTGAGGTAGTACCCGCCTATTACAAATATGCAACGGATACCTTCGTTTCTCTCGCAGAATCAGGCAACCTGCCTACTATCTTTGAGACCTGGTATACAGAACCTCAGAAATTAATTAACGGTGGTTTCGTGGCAGACATTACAGAGGAGCTAAAAGCAAGAGGCTGGGATACAGCAATGAATCCCTCCATCCGTGATCTGTTATCCAAAGATGGAAAAATATATGGAATTCCCCGTGACGGTTATGCACTTGGTATGATGGTTAATATCGAGCTTTTTGAAGAAGCCGGTTTAGTAGATGAGAACGGATATCCCCAATATCCTAAGACTTGGGAAGAGCTTGCTCAGACGGCTAAGATTATAAAAGATAAGACAGGTCAGGCCGGTCTTTGCCTATTGGCAAAGGATAATGCAGGCGGCTGGCATTTCAGTAATATTGCCTGGAACTTCGGTGCAACTTTAACACTTGAAAAAGATGGTAAATTCGTAGCAAATGTAAATTCTCCTGAAGCGATTGCTGCTATGGAATATGTAAAGTCCTTAAAATGGGAATACGACGTACTTACTCCCGATCCTACCAATGAAGATTGGGGAACTGGTTTTGTAAACTTAGGAACAGGAACAGCTGCTATGTACATAGCTGCCAACGATGCAGTAAATCAGCCTACACAGGTTAATGGCCTTCCAGCAGATAAACTTGCCATAGTGCCTATGCCTGCAGGTCCCGGAGGACAGTATTCCTTATCCGGTGGTACTCCTTATATGTTTTCAAAGGATGCAACGCCTGAACAGATCAATGCTGCTCTTGATTACCTAGAGATCATGGGGAAAGCTCCAGTTGCAACAGATGCTGCCATTGCCGGTATGAAAGCTGACGCTCAGAATAAGATTGATAACAATGTACCTGTAATACCTCGTTTCCCTTGCTGGGTTGACCAGAAGGTACTGGATGCAGAGGCTGCTGTAACCAATGAATTCAATAACGTTGATATGAATCTGTTCAATGATTATTTTAATATCATCAAAAAGGATGGTAACTTAAGACTGGAAGAACCCGGTTCTGCTCAGGATTTATATTCTGAACTTACCAAAGTGCTTCAGGCTGTTATCACGGATAAGAATGCAGATGTAGCTTCCCTTATGCAGACTGCTAATGACAACTATCAGAAATTACTTGATGAGAATGTAAATAAATAG
- a CDS encoding carbohydrate ABC transporter permease, producing the protein MAGTKNDMAKKAPGAGIKKKDVTGWLIMLPTILLFAFFVWEPLIESIRLSLYTAKGIRLIEFVGFENYGKVIRHPDFLAAFSNTFIYILWSLLIGFVVPIIMASLITETTHFKSFFRVGVYLPNIMPGLATVLMWGFFFRPGNTGVLNILLDKIGVAPQVWLTNPKWTIPLIVAAMTWKGAGATALIYMAGISNINPELYEAATIDGAGILNRMRFITIPSIFALGKTMLILQIIAVFQIIYEPLVMTNGGPNNASISIMQLVYNYAFRDFNYPMAAALSVMMSIVLIILSGLYFKLTATKED; encoded by the coding sequence GTGGCTGGAACGAAAAATGATATGGCAAAGAAAGCACCAGGAGCTGGAATCAAGAAAAAAGATGTGACAGGATGGCTTATAATGCTGCCGACAATCCTCTTATTTGCATTTTTTGTGTGGGAGCCATTGATAGAAAGTATCCGACTCTCCCTTTATACTGCAAAAGGAATCCGTTTGATCGAGTTTGTAGGCTTTGAAAATTATGGTAAGGTAATCAGACATCCTGACTTTCTCGCAGCTTTTTCCAACACATTTATCTATATTTTATGGTCACTGTTAATTGGTTTTGTGGTGCCGATCATTATGGCATCTCTAATTACTGAAACAACTCATTTTAAGAGCTTTTTCAGAGTGGGTGTATATTTACCTAATATTATGCCGGGTCTGGCTACTGTTTTGATGTGGGGATTCTTTTTTCGTCCCGGTAACACAGGAGTTTTAAATATCTTATTGGACAAAATCGGAGTTGCTCCACAGGTATGGCTTACCAATCCTAAATGGACCATTCCGTTGATTGTTGCAGCTATGACCTGGAAAGGTGCAGGAGCTACTGCCTTAATTTATATGGCCGGTATATCCAATATCAATCCAGAGCTTTATGAAGCGGCAACTATAGATGGTGCGGGTATACTGAACCGTATGCGTTTTATTACCATTCCCAGTATCTTTGCTTTGGGCAAGACTATGCTGATTCTTCAGATTATTGCAGTATTTCAGATTATTTACGAACCGCTGGTTATGACCAATGGTGGTCCGAATAACGCAAGTATTTCCATCATGCAGCTGGTATACAATTATGCTTTCAGGGATTTCAATTATCCAATGGCAGCAGCTCTGTCTGTAATGATGAGTATTGTTCTTATTATTTTAAGCGGTCTGTACTTTAAGCTTACCGCAACCAAAGAAGATTAG
- a CDS encoding carbohydrate ABC transporter permease produces the protein MFFDNYRKKEDGVVRFYDLHSKRTRALIIIIYLICFSIVITSLFPPVWVFLASFKDIKEFRRSATILPSVFNFSAYAKTWNDLKFAKYYINSFISVGGSVLCAVIFNGLIAYALGILKPKGHKLVFGLVMWSLLIPTTTSVVALFVNINRIGLNQSFLPLWLSFGANAFYVILFKQFFESLPKEIIEAAKLDGCGYLRTFASIVVPLSKSIVMVVVIFAINAAWSDFLLPYLVLNGSGLETVMVRLFLFRTSNATDVEVLRAVAFSIIPPIILFTLFQKQITEGAAAGALKG, from the coding sequence ATGTTTTTTGACAATTACAGAAAGAAAGAAGACGGTGTTGTCCGTTTTTATGACCTTCATTCCAAACGCACCAGAGCACTTATTATTATAATTTATCTGATATGCTTTAGCATTGTAATCACATCCTTATTTCCTCCGGTATGGGTATTCCTTGCCAGCTTTAAGGATATTAAGGAATTCAGAAGAAGTGCGACGATTTTGCCTTCTGTATTCAATTTCAGTGCCTATGCAAAGACCTGGAATGATTTGAAATTTGCAAAATATTATATTAATTCCTTTATCTCAGTAGGAGGTAGTGTCTTATGCGCAGTCATTTTTAACGGACTCATTGCGTATGCACTTGGAATCTTAAAACCAAAGGGACATAAGCTTGTCTTTGGTCTGGTCATGTGGAGTTTACTGATTCCGACTACGACCAGCGTCGTGGCACTGTTTGTCAATATTAACAGAATCGGATTGAATCAATCCTTTTTACCGCTTTGGCTGTCCTTTGGAGCCAATGCCTTTTACGTAATATTATTTAAGCAGTTCTTTGAAAGCCTGCCAAAAGAAATCATTGAGGCAGCCAAGCTGGATGGATGCGGTTATCTTAGAACCTTTGCCAGTATCGTAGTTCCGCTGTCAAAATCCATTGTTATGGTGGTGGTTATCTTTGCAATCAATGCTGCCTGGTCAGATTTTCTTCTGCCTTATCTGGTGTTAAATGGTTCGGGATTGGAAACGGTTATGGTAAGACTGTTCCTGTTCAGAACTTCTAATGCAACAGATGTGGAAGTACTGAGAGCAGTAGCATTTTCAATTATTCCTCCTATCATTTTATTCACATTATTCCAGAAACAAATAACAGAAGGTGCAGCAGCAGGGGCATTAAAGGGGTAG